One window of the Primulina eburnea isolate SZY01 chromosome 18, ASM2296580v1, whole genome shotgun sequence genome contains the following:
- the LOC140819994 gene encoding uncharacterized protein isoform X2 — translation MFAAVSGLAFLLSNSLAIERYFGCFFALPIVLSTMRWGVAAGRKTMVATAVLLFVLSGPVKAITYLLLHGFLGFTMGTIWRLKASWGTSVVLCSMVRAVGALVNVLIASYLIRENILALLLLNCGSFVFLLHLLYAVFFTRLGMKRSLRLPKWLEAAI, via the exons ATGTTTGCTGCTGTTTCTGGATTGGCCTTTCTTTTGAGCAACTCTCTTGCTATTGAG AGATACTTTGGATGTTTCTTTGCTTTGCCAATTGTATTGTCCACTATGAGATGGGGTGTTGCTGCTGGCAGGAAAACTATG GTGGCAACAGCCGTACTATTGTTTGTATTATCTGGTCCGGTGAAAGCTATTACCTATTTG TTATTGCATGGCTTTCTTGGTTTCACAATGGGCACAATTTGGAG GCTGAAGGCCAGTTGGGGTACCTCGGTAGTCTTGTGCTCGATG GTTCGAGCTGTGGGAGCCCTGGTTAATGTTTTAATTGCCTCGTATTTAATCAGAGAAAACATACTCGCACTG CTTCTGCTCAACTGTGGATCCTTTGTGTTTTTGCTGCACCTTTTGTACGCTGTTTTTTTTACGAGACTCGGGATGAAGAGGTCACTCAGATTACCGAAATGGCTGGAGGCTGCAATATAA
- the LOC140819901 gene encoding U2 small nuclear ribonucleoprotein A'-like isoform X2, translated as MVRLTADLIWKSPHFFNAIRERELDLRGNKMAVIENIGATEDQFDTIDLSDNEIVKLENFPFLSRLGTLLLNNNRITRINPNLGEFLPKLHTLVLTNNRLTNLVEIDPLVSLSKLQFLSLLDNSITKKPNYRLYVIHKLKSLRVLDFRKVKEKERVEANKLFASKEAEEEAKIESAKTVVPGEIPSTQDVAKEDQAHKPVAPTPEQILAIKAAIVNSQTLEEVARLEQALKSGQLPADLNFSESDSLPKNENAQENMITDGKEASDEPKDNESEQKEDGPAEMEET; from the exons ATGGTGAGGCTAACGGCGGATTTGATTTGGAAAAGCCCCCACTTTTTCAATGCCATTCGCGAGCGAGAATTAGATCTCCGAG GAAATAAAATGGCTGTTATTGAAAACATTGGTGCCACAGAG GACCAATTTGACACCATTGATTTATCTGACAACGAGATTGTTAAGCTCGAGAATTTTCCCTTTTTAAGTCGTCTCGGTactttgttgttgaacaataaTAGAATCACTCGAATCAATCCCAATCTTGGAG AGTTTTTACCCAAATTGCACACCTTGGTGCTGACTAACAATAGGTTAACTAACCTGGTTGAAATAGACCCGCTTGTATCGCTCTCAAAGCTGCAGTTCCTTAGTCTGCTCGACAATAGTATTACGAAGAAACCTAATTATCGATTGTATGTTATCCACAAGTTGAAGTCTCTACGGGTGTTGGATTTCAGGAAAGTCAAAGAAAAG GAGCGAGTTGAAGCCAATAAATTATTTGCATCCAAagaagctgaagaagaggcCAAAATAGAATCAGCAAAGACAGTTGTACCTGGTGAGATTCCAAGCACCCAAGATGTTGCAAAAGAGGACCAAGCTCATAAACCAGTTGCTCCTACTCCGGAACAAATTTTGGCTATTAAG GCTGCCATTGTGAATTCTCAAACTCTTGAGGAGGTGGCAAGGCTTGAACAG GCGCTAAAGTCAGGCCAACTTCCAGCTGATTTGAATTTCAGTGAGAGTGACAGTTTGCCTAAAAATGAAAATGCACAAGAAAATATGATTACTGATGGAAAAGAAGCAAGTGATGAGCCCAAAGACAATGAATCCGAGCAGAAAGAGGACGGGCCTGCTGAAATGGAAGAG ACTTAA
- the LOC140819901 gene encoding U2 small nuclear ribonucleoprotein A'-like isoform X3, with the protein MAVIENIGATEDQFDTIDLSDNEIVKLENFPFLSRLGTLLLNNNRITRINPNLGEFLPKLHTLVLTNNRLTNLVEIDPLVSLSKLQFLSLLDNSITKKPNYRLYVIHKLKSLRVLDFRKVKEKERVEANKLFASKEAEEEAKIESAKTVVPGEIPSTQDVAKEDQAHKPVAPTPEQILAIKAAIVNSQTLEEVARLEQALKSGQLPADLNFSESDSLPKNENAQENMITDGKEASDEPKDNESEQKEDGPAEMEEE; encoded by the exons ATGGCTGTTATTGAAAACATTGGTGCCACAGAG GACCAATTTGACACCATTGATTTATCTGACAACGAGATTGTTAAGCTCGAGAATTTTCCCTTTTTAAGTCGTCTCGGTactttgttgttgaacaataaTAGAATCACTCGAATCAATCCCAATCTTGGAG AGTTTTTACCCAAATTGCACACCTTGGTGCTGACTAACAATAGGTTAACTAACCTGGTTGAAATAGACCCGCTTGTATCGCTCTCAAAGCTGCAGTTCCTTAGTCTGCTCGACAATAGTATTACGAAGAAACCTAATTATCGATTGTATGTTATCCACAAGTTGAAGTCTCTACGGGTGTTGGATTTCAGGAAAGTCAAAGAAAAG GAGCGAGTTGAAGCCAATAAATTATTTGCATCCAAagaagctgaagaagaggcCAAAATAGAATCAGCAAAGACAGTTGTACCTGGTGAGATTCCAAGCACCCAAGATGTTGCAAAAGAGGACCAAGCTCATAAACCAGTTGCTCCTACTCCGGAACAAATTTTGGCTATTAAG GCTGCCATTGTGAATTCTCAAACTCTTGAGGAGGTGGCAAGGCTTGAACAG GCGCTAAAGTCAGGCCAACTTCCAGCTGATTTGAATTTCAGTGAGAGTGACAGTTTGCCTAAAAATGAAAATGCACAAGAAAATATGATTACTGATGGAAAAGAAGCAAGTGATGAGCCCAAAGACAATGAATCCGAGCAGAAAGAGGACGGGCCTGCTGAAATGGAAGAG GAATGA
- the LOC140819901 gene encoding U2 small nuclear ribonucleoprotein A'-like isoform X1: MVRLTADLIWKSPHFFNAIRERELDLRGNKMAVIENIGATEDQFDTIDLSDNEIVKLENFPFLSRLGTLLLNNNRITRINPNLGEFLPKLHTLVLTNNRLTNLVEIDPLVSLSKLQFLSLLDNSITKKPNYRLYVIHKLKSLRVLDFRKVKEKERVEANKLFASKEAEEEAKIESAKTVVPGEIPSTQDVAKEDQAHKPVAPTPEQILAIKAAIVNSQTLEEVARLEQALKSGQLPADLNFSESDSLPKNENAQENMITDGKEASDEPKDNESEQKEDGPAEMEEE, encoded by the exons ATGGTGAGGCTAACGGCGGATTTGATTTGGAAAAGCCCCCACTTTTTCAATGCCATTCGCGAGCGAGAATTAGATCTCCGAG GAAATAAAATGGCTGTTATTGAAAACATTGGTGCCACAGAG GACCAATTTGACACCATTGATTTATCTGACAACGAGATTGTTAAGCTCGAGAATTTTCCCTTTTTAAGTCGTCTCGGTactttgttgttgaacaataaTAGAATCACTCGAATCAATCCCAATCTTGGAG AGTTTTTACCCAAATTGCACACCTTGGTGCTGACTAACAATAGGTTAACTAACCTGGTTGAAATAGACCCGCTTGTATCGCTCTCAAAGCTGCAGTTCCTTAGTCTGCTCGACAATAGTATTACGAAGAAACCTAATTATCGATTGTATGTTATCCACAAGTTGAAGTCTCTACGGGTGTTGGATTTCAGGAAAGTCAAAGAAAAG GAGCGAGTTGAAGCCAATAAATTATTTGCATCCAAagaagctgaagaagaggcCAAAATAGAATCAGCAAAGACAGTTGTACCTGGTGAGATTCCAAGCACCCAAGATGTTGCAAAAGAGGACCAAGCTCATAAACCAGTTGCTCCTACTCCGGAACAAATTTTGGCTATTAAG GCTGCCATTGTGAATTCTCAAACTCTTGAGGAGGTGGCAAGGCTTGAACAG GCGCTAAAGTCAGGCCAACTTCCAGCTGATTTGAATTTCAGTGAGAGTGACAGTTTGCCTAAAAATGAAAATGCACAAGAAAATATGATTACTGATGGAAAAGAAGCAAGTGATGAGCCCAAAGACAATGAATCCGAGCAGAAAGAGGACGGGCCTGCTGAAATGGAAGAG GAATGA
- the LOC140819041 gene encoding respiratory burst oxidase homolog protein C-like isoform X2 codes for MDVATGDRTAYSGPLNKRGGRKSARFNLPETSTTSSASAMEDYVEITLDVREDSVAVHSVKTAGGVDVEDPELALLAKGLEKRSSIGSSVVRNASSKFRQVSQELKRLASLTRRPHPIGRFDRTKSATAHALKGLKFISKTDGGAAWAGVEKRFDELTDKTNGLLPRSLFCECIGMNKESKEFAGELFDALGRRRNISGNSINKGQLREFWDQISDQSFDSRLQTFFDMVDKDADGRITEEEVREIITMSASANKLSNIQKQADEYARLIMEELDPNELGYIMIENLEMLLLQGPSQSVRAADSRNLSKMLSEKLKPTQDYLVKRWYRDFKYFLVDNWQRVWVMAIWIGIMAGLFAYKYVQYKNKAAFEVMGHCVCFAKGAAETLKLNMALILLPVCRNTITWLRNKTKLGKAVPFDDNLNFHKLIAIAIALGTGVHVISHLACDFPRLLHATPEEYEPMEQFFGDQPTSYWFFVKGWEGVTGIIMVVLMAIAFTLASPWFRRNKIHLPKPLDKLTGFNAFWYSHHLFVIVYSLLLIHSIKLYLTHKWYMKTTWMYLAVPIILYAGERLIRVFRSSIKAVKILKVAVYPGNVLTLHMSKPQGFKYKSGQYIFVNCAAVSPFEWHPFSITSAPRDDHVSVHIRTLGDWTRQLKVVFSEVCQPPPTGKSGLLRADFLQGENNPNFPKVLIDGPYGAPTQDYKNYDVVLLVGLGIGATPMISVVKDIVNNMKAMEEEENSLEEGNRGGNNTPPNASPLTNKRKSGPGSGRHNFKTRRAYFYWVTREQGSFDWFKGVMNEAAETDHKGVIEMHNYCTSVYEEGDARSALITMLQSLNHAKNGVDVVSGTRVKSHFAKPNWRTVYKRIALNHPNSRVGVFYCGAPPPVKELRQLASDFSHKTTTKFEFHKENF; via the exons ATGGATGTAGCCACCGGAGATCGGACAGCGTACAGCGGACCGCTGAACAAGCGGGGTGGCAGAAAAAGTGCTCGTTTCAACCTCCCGGAAACTTCCACGACCTCCTCCGCCTCCGCCATGGAGGACTACGTGGAGATCACTCTCGACGTCCGGGAGGACTCGGTGGCCGTGCACAGCGTGAAGACGGCCGGAGGGGTCGACGTGGAGGATCCTGAATTGGCTCTACTGGCAAAAGGACTGGAGAAGAGGTCTTCTATTGGATCATCAGTTGTGAGAAATGCTTCGTCGAAATTCAGGCAGGTTTCGCAGGAGCTTAAGCGCTTGGCCTCGCTTACACGAAGGCCACATCCGATTGGGAGATTCGACCGGACGAAATCCGCCACCGCGCATGCTCTCAAGGGGCTGAAGTTTATCAGCAAGACAGATGGTGGCGCCGCCTGGGCTGGGGTGGAGAAGCGGTTCGATGAGCTTACGGATAAGACAAACGGGTTGCTGCCCCGTTCACTTTTTTGTGAATGCATTG GCATGAACAAAGAGTCTAAGGAATTCGCCGGCGAGCTTTTCGACGCGCTTGGTCGGAGGAGGAATATCTCCGGCAACTCCATTAACAAGGGACAACTAAGAGAGTTTTGGGACCAAATTTCTGATCAAAGTTTCGATTCTCGGCTTCAAACTTTCTTTGACAT GGTTGATAAAGATGCTGATGGAAGGATCACAGAAGAGGAAGTGAGAGAG ATTATTACCATGAGTGCTTCTGCAAATAAGCTGTCAAATATTCAGAAGCAAGCTGATGAATATGCAAGACTAATCATGGAGGAACTAGACCCCAATGAACTCGGATATATCATG ATAGAAAACTTGGAGATGCTGTTACTACAAGGTCCTAGCCAGTCGGTGCGGGCAGCTGATAGCCGGAACTTGAGCAAAATGCTCAGTGAAAAGCTTAAGCCAACTCAAGACTATCTTGTAAAGAGATGGTACCGAGATTTTAAGTACTTTTTAGTAGATAATTGGCAAAGAGTTTGGGTGATGGCAATATGGATTGGAATCATGGCTGGTCTGTTTGCTTACAAGTATGTGCAATACAAAAATAAAGCGGCGTTCGAAGTAATGGGCCACTGTGTGTGCTTTGCCAAAGGAGCAGCCGAGACTCTAAAGCTAAACATGGCGCTGATTTTGCTTCCGGTGTGCCGAAACACAATCACCTGGCTTAGGAACAAAACTAAACTAGGCAAGGCTGTTCCATTCGATGACAATCTGAACTTTCACAAA CTAATTGCCATAGCAATTGCATTGGGAACTGGGGTACATGTCATTAGCCATTTGGCATGTGATTTCCCTCGTCTTCTGCACGCAACGCCAGAAGAGTACGAGCCCATGGAGCAATTCTTCGGCGACCAACCAACGAGCTATTGGTTTTTTGTTAAGGGGTGGGAAGGAGTGACAGGAATCATAATGGTGGTTCTAATGGCAATAGCCTTCACATTAGCATCACCTTGGTTCAGAAGGAACAAAATTCATTTACCAAAACCTTTGGACAAACTCACAGGATTCAATGCATTTTGGTATTCACATCACCTATTCGTTATCGTGTATAGCCTCCTCCTTATTCATAGTATCAAGCTTTATTTGACACACAAATGGTACATGAAAACT ACATGGATGTATCTGGCAGTTCCTATCATACTTTATGCCGGAGAAAGGTTGATTCGAGTATTCAGGTCAAGTATCAAGGCTGTTAAGATCCTAAAG GTGGCTGTCTACCCAGGAAATGTGCTAACACTTCACATGTCAAAGCCACAAGGATTCAAATACAAAAGTGGACAATACATTTTTGTGAACTGTGCAGCAGTCTCTCCATTTGAATG GCACCCATTCTCCATTACTTCAGCTCCTAGAGATGATCATGTGAGTGTCCACATTAGGACTCTTGGTGATTGGACAAGGCAACTTAAAGTCGTCTTCTCtgag GTTTGCCAGCCACCACCAACGGGGAAAAGTGGGCTCCTTAGGGCTGACTTCTTGCAAGGAGAGAATAATCCAAA ttttcccaaagttctaattGATGGTCCATATGGAGCACCAACACAGGACTACAAGAACTATGATGTGGTGCTGCTTGTGGGTCTTGGAATCGGTGCAACACCGATGATCAGTGTCGTCAAAGACATAGTGAATAATATGAAAGCAATGGAGGAGGAAGAGAATTCTTTGGAGGAGGGAAACAGAGGCGGCAACAACACGCCTCCGAATGCTAGCCCTTTGACGAATAAACGAAAATCGGGACCTGGGAGCGGGAGACACAACTTTAAGACAAGGAGAGCTTATTTCTACTGGGTTACTAGAGAACAAGGTTCCTTTGATTGGTTTAAAGGCGTGATGAATGAAGCAGCTGAAACAGACCACAAGGGAGTAATAGAAATGCACAACTATTGTACTAGTGTGTATGAAGAGGGTGATGCTCGTTCTGCTCTAATCACCATGCTTCAATCACTCAACCATGCCAAGAATGGAGTGGATGTCGTGTCAGGAACTCGGGTTAAGTCCCACTTCGCCAAGCCTAATTGGCGTACGGTCTACAAACGCATCGCCCTTAATCATCCAAATTCAAGAGTTG GAGTATTTTACTGCGGGGCACCACCACCAGTGAAGGAGCTAAGACAGTTGGCCTCTGATTTTTCACACAAGACTACCACCAAATTCGAATTCCACAAAGAAAACTTTTGA
- the LOC140819041 gene encoding respiratory burst oxidase homolog protein C-like isoform X1: MQPENNHHDMDVATGDRTAYSGPLNKRGGRKSARFNLPETSTTSSASAMEDYVEITLDVREDSVAVHSVKTAGGVDVEDPELALLAKGLEKRSSIGSSVVRNASSKFRQVSQELKRLASLTRRPHPIGRFDRTKSATAHALKGLKFISKTDGGAAWAGVEKRFDELTDKTNGLLPRSLFCECIGMNKESKEFAGELFDALGRRRNISGNSINKGQLREFWDQISDQSFDSRLQTFFDMVDKDADGRITEEEVREIITMSASANKLSNIQKQADEYARLIMEELDPNELGYIMIENLEMLLLQGPSQSVRAADSRNLSKMLSEKLKPTQDYLVKRWYRDFKYFLVDNWQRVWVMAIWIGIMAGLFAYKYVQYKNKAAFEVMGHCVCFAKGAAETLKLNMALILLPVCRNTITWLRNKTKLGKAVPFDDNLNFHKLIAIAIALGTGVHVISHLACDFPRLLHATPEEYEPMEQFFGDQPTSYWFFVKGWEGVTGIIMVVLMAIAFTLASPWFRRNKIHLPKPLDKLTGFNAFWYSHHLFVIVYSLLLIHSIKLYLTHKWYMKTTWMYLAVPIILYAGERLIRVFRSSIKAVKILKVAVYPGNVLTLHMSKPQGFKYKSGQYIFVNCAAVSPFEWHPFSITSAPRDDHVSVHIRTLGDWTRQLKVVFSEVCQPPPTGKSGLLRADFLQGENNPNFPKVLIDGPYGAPTQDYKNYDVVLLVGLGIGATPMISVVKDIVNNMKAMEEEENSLEEGNRGGNNTPPNASPLTNKRKSGPGSGRHNFKTRRAYFYWVTREQGSFDWFKGVMNEAAETDHKGVIEMHNYCTSVYEEGDARSALITMLQSLNHAKNGVDVVSGTRVKSHFAKPNWRTVYKRIALNHPNSRVGVFYCGAPPPVKELRQLASDFSHKTTTKFEFHKENF, translated from the exons ATGCAGCCGGAAAACAATCACCACGACATGGATGTAGCCACCGGAGATCGGACAGCGTACAGCGGACCGCTGAACAAGCGGGGTGGCAGAAAAAGTGCTCGTTTCAACCTCCCGGAAACTTCCACGACCTCCTCCGCCTCCGCCATGGAGGACTACGTGGAGATCACTCTCGACGTCCGGGAGGACTCGGTGGCCGTGCACAGCGTGAAGACGGCCGGAGGGGTCGACGTGGAGGATCCTGAATTGGCTCTACTGGCAAAAGGACTGGAGAAGAGGTCTTCTATTGGATCATCAGTTGTGAGAAATGCTTCGTCGAAATTCAGGCAGGTTTCGCAGGAGCTTAAGCGCTTGGCCTCGCTTACACGAAGGCCACATCCGATTGGGAGATTCGACCGGACGAAATCCGCCACCGCGCATGCTCTCAAGGGGCTGAAGTTTATCAGCAAGACAGATGGTGGCGCCGCCTGGGCTGGGGTGGAGAAGCGGTTCGATGAGCTTACGGATAAGACAAACGGGTTGCTGCCCCGTTCACTTTTTTGTGAATGCATTG GCATGAACAAAGAGTCTAAGGAATTCGCCGGCGAGCTTTTCGACGCGCTTGGTCGGAGGAGGAATATCTCCGGCAACTCCATTAACAAGGGACAACTAAGAGAGTTTTGGGACCAAATTTCTGATCAAAGTTTCGATTCTCGGCTTCAAACTTTCTTTGACAT GGTTGATAAAGATGCTGATGGAAGGATCACAGAAGAGGAAGTGAGAGAG ATTATTACCATGAGTGCTTCTGCAAATAAGCTGTCAAATATTCAGAAGCAAGCTGATGAATATGCAAGACTAATCATGGAGGAACTAGACCCCAATGAACTCGGATATATCATG ATAGAAAACTTGGAGATGCTGTTACTACAAGGTCCTAGCCAGTCGGTGCGGGCAGCTGATAGCCGGAACTTGAGCAAAATGCTCAGTGAAAAGCTTAAGCCAACTCAAGACTATCTTGTAAAGAGATGGTACCGAGATTTTAAGTACTTTTTAGTAGATAATTGGCAAAGAGTTTGGGTGATGGCAATATGGATTGGAATCATGGCTGGTCTGTTTGCTTACAAGTATGTGCAATACAAAAATAAAGCGGCGTTCGAAGTAATGGGCCACTGTGTGTGCTTTGCCAAAGGAGCAGCCGAGACTCTAAAGCTAAACATGGCGCTGATTTTGCTTCCGGTGTGCCGAAACACAATCACCTGGCTTAGGAACAAAACTAAACTAGGCAAGGCTGTTCCATTCGATGACAATCTGAACTTTCACAAA CTAATTGCCATAGCAATTGCATTGGGAACTGGGGTACATGTCATTAGCCATTTGGCATGTGATTTCCCTCGTCTTCTGCACGCAACGCCAGAAGAGTACGAGCCCATGGAGCAATTCTTCGGCGACCAACCAACGAGCTATTGGTTTTTTGTTAAGGGGTGGGAAGGAGTGACAGGAATCATAATGGTGGTTCTAATGGCAATAGCCTTCACATTAGCATCACCTTGGTTCAGAAGGAACAAAATTCATTTACCAAAACCTTTGGACAAACTCACAGGATTCAATGCATTTTGGTATTCACATCACCTATTCGTTATCGTGTATAGCCTCCTCCTTATTCATAGTATCAAGCTTTATTTGACACACAAATGGTACATGAAAACT ACATGGATGTATCTGGCAGTTCCTATCATACTTTATGCCGGAGAAAGGTTGATTCGAGTATTCAGGTCAAGTATCAAGGCTGTTAAGATCCTAAAG GTGGCTGTCTACCCAGGAAATGTGCTAACACTTCACATGTCAAAGCCACAAGGATTCAAATACAAAAGTGGACAATACATTTTTGTGAACTGTGCAGCAGTCTCTCCATTTGAATG GCACCCATTCTCCATTACTTCAGCTCCTAGAGATGATCATGTGAGTGTCCACATTAGGACTCTTGGTGATTGGACAAGGCAACTTAAAGTCGTCTTCTCtgag GTTTGCCAGCCACCACCAACGGGGAAAAGTGGGCTCCTTAGGGCTGACTTCTTGCAAGGAGAGAATAATCCAAA ttttcccaaagttctaattGATGGTCCATATGGAGCACCAACACAGGACTACAAGAACTATGATGTGGTGCTGCTTGTGGGTCTTGGAATCGGTGCAACACCGATGATCAGTGTCGTCAAAGACATAGTGAATAATATGAAAGCAATGGAGGAGGAAGAGAATTCTTTGGAGGAGGGAAACAGAGGCGGCAACAACACGCCTCCGAATGCTAGCCCTTTGACGAATAAACGAAAATCGGGACCTGGGAGCGGGAGACACAACTTTAAGACAAGGAGAGCTTATTTCTACTGGGTTACTAGAGAACAAGGTTCCTTTGATTGGTTTAAAGGCGTGATGAATGAAGCAGCTGAAACAGACCACAAGGGAGTAATAGAAATGCACAACTATTGTACTAGTGTGTATGAAGAGGGTGATGCTCGTTCTGCTCTAATCACCATGCTTCAATCACTCAACCATGCCAAGAATGGAGTGGATGTCGTGTCAGGAACTCGGGTTAAGTCCCACTTCGCCAAGCCTAATTGGCGTACGGTCTACAAACGCATCGCCCTTAATCATCCAAATTCAAGAGTTG GAGTATTTTACTGCGGGGCACCACCACCAGTGAAGGAGCTAAGACAGTTGGCCTCTGATTTTTCACACAAGACTACCACCAAATTCGAATTCCACAAAGAAAACTTTTGA
- the LOC140819994 gene encoding uncharacterized protein isoform X1 translates to MFAAVSGLAFLLSNSLAIERYFGCFFALPIVLSTMRWGVAAGRKTMVATAVLLFVLSGPVKAITYLLLHGFLGFTMGTIWRLKASWGTSVVLCSMVRAVGALVNVLIASYLIRENILALITINVHALFTYIFSSMGIISVPSMNLIYFIFGVLLLLNCGSFVFLLHLLYAVFFTRLGMKRSLRLPKWLEAAI, encoded by the exons ATGTTTGCTGCTGTTTCTGGATTGGCCTTTCTTTTGAGCAACTCTCTTGCTATTGAG AGATACTTTGGATGTTTCTTTGCTTTGCCAATTGTATTGTCCACTATGAGATGGGGTGTTGCTGCTGGCAGGAAAACTATG GTGGCAACAGCCGTACTATTGTTTGTATTATCTGGTCCGGTGAAAGCTATTACCTATTTG TTATTGCATGGCTTTCTTGGTTTCACAATGGGCACAATTTGGAG GCTGAAGGCCAGTTGGGGTACCTCGGTAGTCTTGTGCTCGATG GTTCGAGCTGTGGGAGCCCTGGTTAATGTTTTAATTGCCTCGTATTTAATCAGAGAAAACATACTCGCACTG ATTACCATAAACGTCCACGCCCTTTTTACGTACATTTTCTCTTCCATGGGCATTATTTCAGTCCCATCAAtgaatttgatttatttcatattCGGAGTCCTG CTTCTGCTCAACTGTGGATCCTTTGTGTTTTTGCTGCACCTTTTGTACGCTGTTTTTTTTACGAGACTCGGGATGAAGAGGTCACTCAGATTACCGAAATGGCTGGAGGCTGCAATATAA